One Fusarium oxysporum f. sp. lycopersici 4287 supercont2.96 genomic scaffold, whole genome shotgun sequence genomic window carries:
- a CDS encoding uncharacterized protein (At least one base has a quality score < 10) has product MAKRLLYTLAWGLAVCQVACSQKPKQQEYTNPILPGWNTDPSCTFVKELDGTFFCTTSSFLALPGIPVFASKDLVNWRHASNALTKEEQLPELSRRGLEHEGIWASTLRYRKGMFYLITTYVSWIDGWGPIVLLFTTKNPYDDSAWSGPIRIENPANDIDPDIFWDDDGKVYMAVAAGIYVSEIDINKGTATEPFKIWNGTGDRNPEGPHFYKKDNWYYLLIGEGGTELNHTVTIARSRNIRGPYKAYEDNPILTAKNTEEWFQTVGHADLFQDASGNWWGVALATRSGPEWEVYPMGRETVLVPVQWKENKWPSLDMVRGKMSGPLPPTDRQVPGTGAWVDAPDKEDFAVGSSLPRHWFFWRPPKQNLFTISPEGHPNTLRVLPSRVNLTADEKYDPVNEGLGFLARKQTASVFTYSIDLLFDPKVADEEAGITVFLTQTQHIDISIINVKSKNEKEVTRKLRFKAETSGKPDVHAPETRIRSIPKSWLKGPIRLAVTATRDHKYEFSASSAASRMRSRSLDMPALRLSLVVTDLLQEPSLVSLLLRTAAKVRHLRTSVDGGILHLPRRLEREGLSRHKFQPTAGEDNKDRSLREI; this is encoded by the exons ATGGCCAAACGCCTGCTCTATACGCTTGCTTGGGGCTTGGCTGTTTGCCAGGTCGCTTGCAGCCAGAAGCCCAAGCAACAAGAGTATACGAATCCTATCCTTCCAGGATGGAACACAGACCCGAGCTGTACCTTTGTCAAAGAACTAGATGGCACATTCTTCTGCACTACGTCTTCGTTCTTGGCCCTCCCTGGGATCCCAGTATTTGCGAGTAAGGATCTTGTCAATTGGAGGCATGCTAGCAATGCTTTGACTAAGGAAGAACAACTCCCTGAGCTTTCAAGAAGAGGGTTGGAGCATGAGGGTATCTGGGCTTCCACCCTTAGGTACCGCAAGGGCATGTTCtatctcatcaccacctaCGTCTCTTGGATCGATGGATGGGGCCCTATTGTCCTTCTTTTTACAACCAAGAATCCCTACGACGATTCTGCATGGAGCGGTCCTATCCGTATTGAGAATCCGGCTAACGACATTGATCCTGACATCTTttgggatgatgatggaaaggtTTACATGGCAGTTGCTGCAGGCATCTACGTCAGCGAAatcgacatcaacaagggCACTGCAACTGAGCCTTTTAAGATCTGGAATGGAACTGGTGATCGTAACCCTGAGGGACCCCATTTCTACAAGAAGGATAACTGGTATTACCTACTGATAGGAGAGGGTGGAACTGAGTTGAACCACACAGTGACTATTGCCCGATCGCGCAACATTCGTGGACCTTATAAGGCATACGAGGACAATCCCATTCTTACTGCAAAGAACACCGAGGAATGGTTCCAGACCGTTGGCCATGCTGATTTATTCCAAGATGCTTCTGGAAACTGGTGGGGAGTTGCACTCGCGACTCGCTCAGGCCCGGAATGGGAAGTCTATCCCATGGGCCGAGAAACAGTTCTCGTGCCAGTGCAATGGAAGGAGAACAAGTGGCCGAGTCTGGATATGGTACGAGGAAAGATGTCTGGGCCTCTTCCACCAACTGATAGGCAGGTCCCAGGAACTGGCGCCTGGGTCGACGCTCCAGATAAGGAGGACTTTGCTGTCGGATCATCTCTGCCTCGGCACTGGTTCTTCTGGAGACCTCCTAAGCAAAATCTATTTACCATCTCACCAGAGGGACATCCCAACACCTTAAGGGTTCTTCCATCCAGAGTCAACCTGACTGCAGATGAGAAATACGACCCAGTCAACGAAGGATTAGGCTTTCTTGCACGCAAACAGACAGCCTCGGTCTTTACTTATAGCATCGATTTATTATTCGACCCTAAGGTTGCCGACGAAGAGGCTGGCATTACTGTCTTCCTCACACAGACCCAGCATATCGATATTAGTATTATCAACGTCAAAAGCAAGAACGAGAAGGAGGTTACACGTAAGCTGAGGTTTAAGGCCGAAACTTCAGGAAAACCTGACGTTCATGCTCCTGAGACCAGGATTAGGAGTATCCCTAAGTCCTGGCTCAAGGGTCCTATCAGACTTGCAGTAACCGCTACTCGTGATCACAAATATGAGTTTTCAGCCAGCTCAGCAGCAAGCCGcatgagatcaagaagcttggatATGCCAGCGCTGAGATTGTCTCTGGTGGTAACGGACCTTTTACAG GAACCATCGTTGGTGTCTTTGCTACTAAGAACGGCGGCAAAGGTAAGACACCTGCGTACTTCAGTCGATGGAGGTATACTGCACTTGCCCAGGAGGTTGGAGAGGGAAGGTTTGTCCCGGCATAAATTTCAGCCTACGGCGGGAGAAGACAATAAGGACCGAAGCTTACGTGAGATTTGA